From a single Solanum dulcamara chromosome 4, daSolDulc1.2, whole genome shotgun sequence genomic region:
- the LOC129884976 gene encoding uncharacterized protein LOC129884976 — protein MVMEGIEEDMGDGNMICTNHPYKNNTPGGICAFCLQEKLGKLVSSSFPSAIFPSSSSSSTPSFRSDFGAPTTSTTTSSTLPSLQTHNNIQTNNTNTQTNVCTNHYGKMRKSRIPFLLSSHYNKKKKDGNNNNATMRRSKSTTTPRNPMHFLDEEEDYNTPYRRRFWSFLYYSSHKHHSKKTEKSMSFPPVGKGSMKSKKKEEEFVVVEENENENENGCPAFDRKVSRSRSVGCGSRSFSGDFFERISTGFGDCTLRRVESQREGNNKSKIHHRNSGAAAGQDSIKERVRCGGLFSGFMITSSSSSSSSSSHWVSSEENMNGKSSIAPVGQQQLVHGRNKSSWGWAFASPMRAFSKTSSGKRVASNKNATPNLAAIPSLLTARG, from the coding sequence ATGGTGATGGAAGGGATTGAAGAAGACATGGGTGATGGAAACATGATATGTACAAACCATCCTTACAAGAACAATACCCCAGGTGGGATCTGTGCTTTTTGTCTTCAAGAAAAGCTTGGAAAACTTGTTTCTTCCTCATTTCCTTCTGCTATTttcccttcttcttcctcttcttctacCCCGTCTTTTAGATCTGATTTTGGTGCACCCACCACTTCCACTACTACTTCCTCAACTCTACCATCACTCCAAACCcacaacaacatccaaaccaACAACACCAACACCCAAACAAATGTTTGTACTAATCACTATGGGAAAATGAGGAAATCAAGAATACCTTTTCTATTGAGTAGCCACtacaataagaagaaaaaagatggtaACAATAATAATGCTACTATGAGGAGAAGCAAGTCTACAACAACCCCTAGAAATCCTATGCATTTCTtggatgaagaagaagactaTAATACCCCTTACAGGAGAAGGTTCTGGTCATTTCTCTACTACTCATCCCATAAGCATCATTCCAAGAAAACTGAAAAAAGCATGAGCTTTCCTCCAGTTGGGAAAGGTTCTATGAAgtcaaagaagaaagaagaagagtttGTAGTAGTGGAGGAGAATGAGAATGAGAATGAGAATGGGTGTCCTGCATTTGATAGAAAGGTATCTAGATCCAGATCTGTTGGCTGTGGAAGCAGAAGCTTTTCAGGTGATTTCTTTGAAAGAATCTCAACTGGTTTTGGGGATTGTACTTTAAGAAGAGTTGAGTCTCAGAGAGAAGGCAACAACAAGTCTAAAATTCATCACAGAAACAGTGGTGCAGCAGCAGGGCAAGATTCTATCAAGGAAAGAGTCAGATGTGGTGGACTATTCAGTGGTTTTATGAtaacttcttcttcatcttcatcatcatcttcatctcaTTGGGTTTCATCTGAGGAAAATATGAATGGGAAATCCAGCATAGCTCCTGTGGGACAGCAGCAGCTTGTACATGGAAGGAACAAAAGTTCTTGGGGATGGGCATTTGCAAGTCCAATGAGAGCTTTCAGTAAGACATCAAGTGGGAAAAGAGTTGCCTCAAATAAGAATGCTACTCCTAATTTGGCAGCTATTCCTTCTTTGCTGACTGCCAGAGGCTAA